From the Spartinivicinus poritis genome, the window AAGGATGTGAAGAAAGCAGCATTCTTTCTCTCTATCTTAACGTTGGCGGCTGGTTGTGCAAATAATGAATACCCACCTTTAGGGGCAACGACAACCAAACAGCCTTTAACAACAAATCCCAGTAATTACAATTACCGAATAGGTCCTGGTGATCAGCTACAAGTATTTGTTTGGCGAAACCCAGAGTTATCTACCAATGTGTCAGTGCGACCTGATGGTAAAGTCACTTCACCTTTAATCGAAGATATCAGTGTTAGTGGCAAGACAGCGACTGAGGTAGCACGAGCCTTCGAAAAAGAACTGGCTAAATATATTCGAGATCCTATTGTCACCGTTTTAGTTGAAGGATTTACAGGCCCTTATAGTGAACAAGTACGAATTGTGGGTGAAGCCAGTCAGCCTCAAGCTATTGCTTATCGTGAAGATATGACTTTATTGGATGTAATGATTGCAGTGGGAGGCTTAACTGAGTTTGCTGCAGGTAATAAAGCAACCTTGGTTCGAGTTGAAGATGGGGGACAGAAGCAATACTCCATTAGGCTGGAAGATTTAATCGAAGGGGATATCTCTGCTAATGGTGATGTCTTGCCAGGTGATGTTATCATCGTTCCAGAAGCTATCTTTTAATTACGATAGGACAGGAAGTCATCCATGCAAGATATTATCGGGTTGGTTGTAGGCTACCTACGCGAAGTATGGTTAAGACGCTGGCTAGTAGTACTGGTTGCAGTAGCTGTTTCACTGATGGGCTGGTTTGTTGTTATCAAATTGCCAGATCAGTACCAGGCCTCGGCTCGCTTTTATGTTGACACTCAAACCCTGTTAAGGCCACTGCTGCGTGGTTTAACAGTGCAAACTAACATTGACAATCAAGTTAACTTGATTGTCAAAACCTTGCTAAGTCGACCTAATACCAAAAAGATTGCCTTAATGGCTGACTTGGATTATGGGGTTGATGAAAGTAATCCTGAAGAGTTTGAAGAGTTGATGACCAAGCTGCGCAAGGACATCAAATTGAAAGGCTCTAAGCGGGAAAATGTTTATACAGTAGAATATACCAGTGCAAATTCCGCGACTGCAAAAAATGTAGTGCAGTCAGTGTTAACAGTACTGGTTGAAAGCTCTTTAGGGGAAAGTCGTGAAGAGACTGTCAGTGCACAGCGCTTTATAGACCAGCAACTTCGAGAGTATGAAAAACGTCTAGAAGAAGATGAAAATAAACTCAAGGAATTTAAGCGTAAGCACGCAGGCATCATGCCTTCTTCTGAGGGGGATTACTACCAGAGGCTAGAAGCTGCAAGAGCTAAGTATGACTCAGCTAAACTAGAGTTGATGGAGCTTGATAGAAAACACCAAGCACTACAAAGGCAGCTTAAAGGAGAAGAGCCCAGCTTTGGCTTTACAGAAAAACCTGCTGTGTCGTCAATATCAACCAGCTACGATACTCGAATTGCGAGCCTGGAAGAGCAGCTGGATAGTTTATTATTAAAATATACAGCTCAACATCCAGATGTAAAAGCCTCTCGTGAACAGTTAGGATTACTAAAGCGTGCACGGAATAAAGAGTTAGCTGAGCTTAAACAAAAAAGTCCATCAAACTCGAGTAGCTTGGATCAAAACCCTGTCTATCAACAGCTGAAAGTCAACCTCAGTGAGGTTGAAGCTGAGAAGTCTTCAATGCAGGTTCGCGTACAATCTTTTAAAGAGAAAGTTGATGAACTTGAAAAAATGGTTAATACCATTCCAGAAATTGAAGCTCAGCTAATTGCATTGAATCGTGGTTATCAGGTGACAAAGCGAAAATATGAAGATTTACTATCAAGACGTGAATCTGCTCAAATTTCTAGAAAAGCCTCACAAGCGACTGATGATATTCAATTTAAAGTGATAGACCCTCCCCACGTGCCAAATGAACCTGTTGGCCCTCATCGGCCATTGTTAATGTCTGTGGTATTTATTTTCTCAATTATTTTGGGGTTAGGAGTTGCTTTGCTAATTGCACTATTGAAGCCAAGTTTCACCAGTAAAAAGATTCTTTCTGACGTCACTGGTTTACCAGTGCTAGGGGCTGTTAATGCGGTAGTGAATGATCATTACCGGCATCGGCAACGGTTGTTTAATCTAACTTTTACATTAACTTGTATTGCTTTTACTGCAAGTTATGCATCAGTTATGGTTCTATTCTATTAAGGTGGCTGGTATGGACACCATAGAAAAAGCTCTGCAAAAACATCAGCAGAAATTTAATGAAGAATTTATTGCTCATGATAAACAGCTAAATGATGAATTACCGGCACCTGATCTCTCTGATATTGAACAGGCACTTGCTGGTGATGCCTCTCCGGGGCAGACAAAAGAGTCAGGTCCTACTTCCTCTGAGGAGGACAGGGAAGGACGGCGAGTTGAAATTCAGTTTGATCGACTAGCAAAGCTAGGAGTCATTGTTCCCAGTGAAGACCGTTCTTTAACAAAAGAGCAGTTTCGCCAAATTAAACGCCCATTACTGAATAAAGCGTTTGGTAAGCATGCTGAAAAAGTGCCTAATGGCAACCTGATCATGGTAACCAGTAGCTCTCCTGGTGAAGGCAAAACATATAATGCTGTAAATTTGGCAATGAGTATTGCGCTGGAAAAAGAGCGGAATGTGTTATTGGTTGATGCAGATGTGCTCAATCCTTCGGTCAATAATTTATTAGGCATTAAAACGGAAGAGGGCCTAATTGATTATTTATCAGACGATATTAATGATGTCGCTGATATTCTTTATAAGTCCAACATAGAAAATCTAAGTATTATCCCTACCGGTAAACGACACCATTTAACCAATGAATTGTTAGCCAGTGATAATATGTCTAATTTGATGCATGAAATGGCTAACAGATATCAGGATAGAATCATTATAGTTGACACACCACCTTTACTTCATACGACAGAAGCTTCTATTCTAGCCAGGCTGGCAGGGCAAATCGTGTTGATTGTAGAAGAGGGTAAAACGCGTCAACAAACGGTTAAAGATGCTCTGTCGTTACTGGATCCTTCAATGCATATTGGCCTGGTTTTAAATAAGAGTAAGTATAATCAAGATGGCAACTATTATGGGTATTACGGATAATGGCCCCCGTAACCTCTTGCAAAGCAGATGTGTTCTTACACTTTCACTTTTTCTTATTAGTTCAGTAACTGCCTATGGAGCACAGTGGACAATTACTCCATCAGTTACTGCCAAAGATACCTACTCAGATAATATTAATTTATCAAATAATGATAAGCAAAGTGATCAAGTACTAGAAATAGTACCTGCAATAAGAATTCAAGGGGAAGGGCGGCGCTTACGATTAAATTTTGATTATAATGCACAGGGTTTACATTATTTTGAAAATACAAATGATGATGAAGTAAATCATCGCTTACGATCAGGATTAAATAGTGAACTTGTTGAAGGTCACTTATTTTTAAACGCTACCGCAAATATTACACAACAGTTAATTGATGAACGCAGAGGTGGCTCAGATGATAATATTAGTGGCTCAGATAACCTCTCAGATGTTTTTACCTATGAAATAAACCCCTATTGGCAACAAAAGCTAGGTTCGGAAGCCGAAACCTTGTTAGGGATTCGCTATAATGAAGTGAATTATAGCGGCAATAATGGTAGTGGTACTGATAGCAGTGGTCAGTCCCTGTATTGGTCAGTAAATAGTGCTCCAGGGGTTGGGCCAGTCTTTTGGCGCTTTGATTATAATTATGATGAAGTAGACTATGAATCACAAAACGATACAGAGCGTCAATCAGAGTCTATCTTAGTAGGTTATCAATGGACCCCAAAGTTTAATACCTCGTTAACAGTCGGTTATGAAAGTCAGGATAATGATGCTGATAATATTCGTAATGACACGGATGGCGCCTTTTGGTTGGCAGGAGTGGAATGGGCATTAAGTCGGAAAACCTCCTTATCTGCTCAATATGGTAAGCGTTACTATGGGGATACTTATGGCTTTAATCTAAGCCATCAGCGTAAACGATCTGTTTTTACTTTAAGTTATAGTGAGCAGCAGCAAACTATTAGGGATCAGATATTATCAGGTAAATTTCTTGTTTGCCCTGAAGGAGTAGTTAACCCTGTAGAATGTAATATAGAGGATTTACGGGTTGGTGAAAATCCTGAGTCTGGCAAAGAGGTTATAGGGCCGCCGCTTGATGTTACTGCTAGCCAAGTTGATGACTATTTTATTAGTAAAAATACAAACCTAGGCTGGTATCATGTAAGAAAACGTGATTCATTTAATGTAAATGCTTACCGGCAGGAAAGAGAATTCCAAACCCGTAACAATAATGAGCTGGTTCATGGTATAAATGTTGGCTGGAACCGCCGCTTAAGTCGTAAAGTGACTTCAAATGTTAATTTGGGTTGGGCGACCAATGATTTTGAGGATAATTCTGACAGCAAAACCTGGACGGCAACATTTCAGCTGCAACGACAGCTCAGTCGAGATATGAGTGGTGCTTTGGAATTTGCGACCCAAAAGCGCACAAGTGATATAGAAACTAATGAATATACAGAAAATCGCATTAGTGTCAGTATAAGGAAAACTTTTTAGTAAATTGGTACAACGATGTACGAGACTTTCTATAACCTAACCGGTAAGCCTTTTCAGCTCAGCCCTGATCCACGTTTCTTTTTTAATAGTCGTGGCCATAGTCGGGCGATGTCCTATTTACGTTATGGTCTTGGCCAGTGTGAAGGTTTTATTATTATTACCGGTGATATTGGTACAGGTAAAACCACACTAATTCGCAATTTATTTGCAGAGCTAGATCAAACTCGTATCATCGCAGCTAATATTGTTACGACCCGGCTGGGGGCTGATGACTTAATTAAGATGATCACTTCTGCCTTTAATCTACCCTATGAAGGCATGAGTAAAACGGCTTTATTACGACAGTTTGAAGAGTTCCTAAGGGAATGTGACCGGCGAGGTAAGCGAGTATTACTGGTAGTGGATGAAGTGCAGAACTTACCGGCTGCTTCTGTTGAAGAACTGCGGATGCTCTCAAACTTTCAAATCAACAACCAGCCATTACTACAAAGCTTCTTATTAGGACAACAGGAATTTAGACAAACCATCCAGTCGCAAGGAATGGAGCAACTAAGGCAGCGGGTGATTGCTTCCTGTCATTTAAGTGGGCTCGATGAAAGTGAGACTCGGGAATATATTATTCACCGAATGAAGCATGTGGGATGGGATAACGATCCAATTATACCTGAACAAAGTTTTATTGATATTCATCAGTTAACTGATGGTGTGCCCCGTCGAATTAATGTCTTTTGTGACCGTTTGTTATTATTCGGCTACTTAGAAGAAACTCACGAATTAACGCCTGAAGTAGTTAAGTTAGTGGCAGAAGAAATGAAAGAAGAGGTTTCTTCGCCTTTTAACTCGGTGAAAGAAGTGCGTGCTTCAATGGAGCATGATATTGCTCAAGAAGTTCAAAAGTTACAGCAAATTGCTCAACAGGTGACAAGTGCTTCTGAAAATTCGGAACAAAAACCTGCTGACGTGTATTCAGAAGGTTTGGAAGTCGCGGATCCAAATAAAATTCAAAATATTCGCTACACTATCGAGTCTTTAGAAATAGCTATTGCCAGTCGCCTTAATACCCTTAAACAGTTAGTTGATAGTATAGAAAAATAGAGATCCAATGACGGTAACAAAAACTTTAATCTGTGTGGTTGGAGCAAGACCAAATTTTATGAAAATTGCTCCAATTGTTAGGGCGTTGAAAGCAAAAGCAACAAAGTTGAATTTGGTACTTATTCATACTGGTCAACATTATGACCAAACGATGAAGGCTCAATTTTTCGATCAGCTCGGTATTCCAGAGCCTGATAAAGATTTAGAGGTAGGTGCTGGCTCCTTATCTGTACAAACAGCAGAAATTATGAAGCGGTTTGAGCCTGAAGTCGATTATTATAAACCAGATGCTGTACTAGTAGTTGGAGATGTGAATTCAACAATTGCTTGTGCTTTAGTGTCTGCTCAGAAAAAAATACGTGTCGTTCATGTTGAGGCTGGGTTAAGAAGCCGAGACCGAACAATGCCAGAAGAAATTAACCGAGTTTTAACGGACCAGCTTTCTGATAGGCTTTATACTACAGAAAAACTGGCCGAAGATAATTTGGCTGCTGAAGGTCTTTACCGAGATAAAGTTGTTTTTGCAGGCAATGTGATGATTGATACATTAAAATACAATCTTGCTCAAGCAAAACATCCTTCTGAGTTATTGACAGATAATTACTCAATTATTGAAAAGGCGGGACACTATTCACTACTGACATTACATCGTCCTTCAAATGTAGATAATCCTGAAATATTACAAAAACTGTTAGCTTTTATTAAAGAGGCTGCAGATAAAATACCTGTTGTTTTTCCTATTCATCCTCGTACGCAAAAAAATATTCAAAAGTTTAAACTGTCGTCTTTTCTTGAGCATCCACAAATTATCAGGTTGTCTCCTGTTGGCTACCTTGAGATGTTAGGTTTAATGAATAATGCAAAGCTGGTGCTAACTGACTCTGGTGGTATCCAAGAAGAAACAACGGCTTTGGGTATTCCTTGTTTGACATTACGAGAAAATACTGAGCGACCTATTACTGTATCGGAAGGGACTAATACAATAGTAGGCTCTGATATTACATTAATAAGTAAAGAGCTGGATCAGATTTTACAAACCGGTGGCAAGGCAGGCAGAACTCCAGCGTTATGGGATGGACATGCTGCAGAACGTATTGCTGATGACCTGTTAGCTTGGCTTTAATTTGGAATTAGGTGATCGTTATGCAGTCGATTGTCAATGCTATGAGTGTTGATGTAGAAGATTACTTTCAGGTTTCAGCTTTTGAAAAGACTATTCAACGAGCTGACTGGGATAGTCTGCCTAAACGAGTCGAGTTAAATACCCAGCGTATTCTGGAACTATTTGCACAACACCAAGTAAAAGCCACTTTTTTTACCTTAGGGTGGGTTGCTGAGCGCTTTCCACAACTTGTTCGCACTATTGTTGCTGAAGGCCATGAGTTAGCAAGCCATGGTTATGGGCATTTACGTGCAACCAGCCAAACACCTGAGGAGTTTCGAGAGGATATTCGCAAAGCTAAGCAGCTATTGGAAGATATTGGTGGTAAGGCAATTGTGGGTTATCGGGCGCCAAGTTATTCCATTAGTAAAGATAACTTATGGGTGCATGATGAGCTATTAGAGTCAGGTCATCAATATAGCTCCAGTATTTATCCAATTAACCATGATCTTTACGGTATACCTGATGCCCCTCGCTTTAAATACCAGTGTGATAATGGGTTATGGGAAATTCCTATTACAACGGTGAAAGTGAATCGAAAAAATTTACCATTCGGTGGTGGTGGGTATTTTCGTTTATATCCTTATTGGCTATCAAGGTGGGGTATAAAACAGTTGAATAAAAAAGAAGGTGAATCAGCAGTTTTTTATTTTCATCCTTGGGAAATTGATGTTAACCAACCAAAACAAAGTAATATTAGTTTTAAATCTAAATTTCGCCACTATCTTTGTTTAAATCGGATGGAAACGAGGCTAACCAGTTTATTAAAAGATTTTAAATGGGATACAGTACAAAACGTATTTTTACCTCAGGCGGCTACAGGTAATCATCGTGAATGACTTGGTGATTGAAACACTTTCAAATGAAAGTGATATAACAGCATGGAATGCTTATGTTGAGCAATCAGCACAAGCCACTTTTTTTCATCGTGCAGAGTGGCGAGATGTTATCAAGAAGTCATTTGGACATAGCAGTTATTATTTATTTGCCAAACAAAATAATCAAATTGTAGGAGTCTTACCTCTAGGGCATGTGTCTAGCTGGTTATTTGGCCATGCTTTAATTTCGGTGCCTTTTTGTGTTTATGGTGGTGTAGTTGCGGATAATGACATTATTCAACAGGCATTGATTAATAAAGCAGTTGAGCTTGCTAAACAGCTACAGGTAGATTATCTAGAGTTAAGAAACCAGCAGGAAATTGAGCTAGATGGTTGGCAAGAAAAGTCACTTTATGTCACTTTTTGCAAAAAAATTAGTGATAATGATGACGAAAATTTAAAGGCGATTCCGCGAAAGCAGCGGGCGATGGTAAGAAAAGGTATTAAGTCAGAACTAACAACAATAGTTGAGCATTCTGTTGAGGATTTTTTTACGGCTTATTCAACCAGTGTCCGTAATTTAGGAACACCAGTATTTCCTAAAAAATACTTTAAAGTATTGATGGAAACTTTTGCTGAGGATGCTGACATTATCACTATTAATGATAAAGCTGGTAACTTAGTGGCAAGTGTATTGAGTTTTTACTTTAAAGATCAAGTATTACCCTATTATGGTGGGGGAACAGAGCTAGCCAGGCAAGCGGCAGGAAATGACTTTATGTACTGGCAGCTAATGTGCCATGCAGTTAAAAAAGGCAAGCGCGTTTTTGATTTTGGCCGTAGTAAGCAGAATACGGGTGCTTATAGCTTTAAGAAAAACTGGGGGTTCACTGCTGAACCGTTGAGTTATCAGTATTACTTAGTAAAAGCCAAATCATTACCAAATGTCAGCCCAACCAACCCTAAATATCAGCTATTTATCAAGTTATGGCAGAAACTGCCACTTGCTATAAGTCAACTGCTAGGGCCAATAATTGCCAAGAATTTGGGGTAAATGATGACAGCAGTTTTATATTTAGCCCATCGACTTCCCTATCCCCCTAATAAGGGAGATAAGATCCGCTCATATCATTTATTGAAACATTTAGCTTCTCACTATCAGGTTTTTCTCGGCACGTTTATTGATGATCCTCATGATTGGCAGTATGTAGAGCAGATTAAACCTTTGTGTACAGAAGTGTTTATTAGGCCAATCAATCCTCTTTGGGCCAAATGTAAGGCATTGTCTGGGTTTGTTACTGGTCAGCCGTTAACTTTACCTTACTACACTGATAGTAAAATGAAGCACTGGGTTAAAACAGTATTGGCAAACCAAGGGATTAATAACGTATTAGTTTTTTCATCAGCAATGGGGCAGTTTGTAGATGGTAATGGCCAAGCAGCCTTTCGAAAAATTATTGACTTTGTTGATGTGGACTCTGATAAATGGCGCCAGTATAGTGAAAAAAAATCTGGGTTAGCCGCTTGGGTTTATCGTCGTGAAGCACGACAGTTACAAATCTATGAAAAACAGCTCGCTCGTTCAGCGGCAGCGTCGCTCTTTGTATCTGAACAGGAAGCTAAGTTATTTAAACAATTGGCGAAGGATCAAGCTGATCAGATCTATGCTATGCGTAATGGAGTAGATCTGAATTATTTTAATCCCCAAGTAGCTTTTAATCCAATTCCCCCTTTATCTGGTTCTGCACGGATTGTATTTACTGGAGCGATGGATTATTGGGCAAATGTTGAAGCAGTTACCTGGTTTGCCAAAGAAGTTTTGCCGTTGTTAACTCAAGTACAGCCTGACCTTCATTTTTATATCGTAGGGGGTAACCCAACCAGTGAAGTACAACAGTTAGCTTCACCACATGTGACTGTCACTGGCCGAGTGGATGATGTTCGCCCTTATATTGATGCAGCCGATTTGGTAGTAGCTCCACTACGAATTGCCAGAGGGATTCAAAATAAAGTGCTTGAAGCAATGGCCATGGCGAAATGGGTAGTTGCTACTGAGCAAGCAATGGAGGGGATTAATCCACCCAAAGAAATTGCTGACACTTTGCCTGCAATGGCACAGCCAATGGCTGACACCATCCTGGCCAGACTTAATGTAACAGATAGGCAAACCAGCCACCAAGCAGCTCGTCAATGGGTTGCTCAGCATTTTAGCTGGGAGTCTAGTCTACAACAGCTAAATCAATGGTTTGGCTAATCCTAGGGAAAGATCATGCAAGTCTCTGTTATGACAACATCAACAGATAGTAAACGTCCATTATATTGGCTAGTGGTGGCTTTGTTAGTTTGGTTAGCTGCTTATTTTCCTACCCTTCATGCGATGGTGACCGTTTGGCTGAATTCAGAAACTTACGCTCACGGCTTGTTAATCGTGCCTATGTCACTGTTTCTGTTGTGGCAAAAAAGAAAGCAGTTGAACTGGCAATTGATACGTCCCAGCTGGCTGCCGCTATTACCTTTATTATTTCTCTCGGCTATTTGGTTTATTGCCAATGTTTCAGGTATTAATGTTATTCAGCAATTTGCTGTTGTATTAATGATTCCCTTATTGGTTTGGAGCTGCTTGGGTACGGCAATTACTCGTCAAATAGTATTTCCCTTAGGCTATTTATTATTTGCAGTACCTATGGGATCAGGAATAGTGCCTTACCTACAGGAAATAACTGCCTGGTTTTGTGTATGGGGACTAAAGCTAATTGGTATTCCAGTGTTTTGGGAAGGCTTATATATTTCTATTCCTTCAGGCGACTTTTTGGTTGCGGAAGCTTGTAGTGGTATTCGGTATTTAATTGCATCTATGGCACTCGGTACTTTTTATGCTTACATCAGCTACACCAGTTTAAGTAAGCGACTTGCTGTATTTGGACTCAGTATCATTATTCCAATAGTGGCTAACGGTATCCGTGCATTTGGCATAATTTTAATTGCCTATTACTCCAATATGGAGTACGCCACAGGAGCAGACCATTTATTATATGGCTGGATTTTCTTTGGCATTGTGATGATGCTGTTATTTTGGTTAGGCTCTAAATTTGCTGATGACATGAGTAGTGCTAATACAGCTGATCAGCAAACAGTAAAACATGATAATGAAGCTACCACCAATCCCCTAACTATTTTGGCAGTATTGGCTGTGGTGGCAGTGCTCCCACTTTGGGCTGCGATCAAGCCAACACCCACAGCGCAGCAAGTATCATTAAAAGTGGATACCCCTGTTAACTGGCAATCAGCTAAGCCTAGCTCAACATGGGCACCTACTTTTAGTACTTCGCAGCAGTTAAGACAAGCCTGGCAGGAAGGTAATCAAGAGGTAGAGCTATTTATTGCTCACTACCCAAAAGAGCAAGCTGGTAGTGAGTTAGTGAGCTTTGCTAATAAAGTGTATAACGAGGACGCATGGAAACTGTTGGGCACTCATTCAACTCAGCTTCAGCTGGGCGATATAACAATTTATGTAAAAGAATACCGGATGGAATCTTTCCTGCAACAACGCCTTATTTGGAGTTGGTACTTTGTTAATAACACCACTCAAAGTGACCAGTATCGAGCTAAATTTCAACAAACGTTAGCAAAAATACTAAATCGTCCTGCTGGGGGAAGTTTTGTTGCATTGTCTACTGAATATGAGTTTAAACCAGATGAAGCAAGAGCTGTTTTAACAAAATTTTTACAGGCAACGTATCCATCAATTGTTGCAGCTGTTACGCCAAATCAGTGATTTTATATGTGGTTTAAATCAGTATGACCAAATCGTCGTATCAGCAACCTCCATTAATTGCTCACTTAATCTATAAGTTAGATGTAGGTGGATTGGAAAATGGCCTGGTAAACCTTATAAATCATATGCCAGTCAATGGTTTTCGCCATGTTATTATTTGTTTAACTGATTTTACAGACTTTGCTAAGCGGATTTCCAGGTCTGATGTTGAAATTGTTTCTTTAAATAAGCAGCCAGGGCAGGACTGGCGATGGTTTATTCGTTTATATGAAATATTACGGCAGTTACGTCCCTGCATATTTCATACACGTAATTTGGCTACAATTGAAGGTCACTGGGTTGCCTGGTTGGCTGGGGTGCCGGTCAGAATTCATGGTGAACATGGATGGGATATGAGTGACCTGGGGGGTGTTAATAAAAAATACCAGTGGTTAAGAAGACTAATCCGACCATTTGTGAAGTTTTTTATTGCTTTATCTGAAGAAAGTAAAAACTACTTAATTAATAAAATTAACGTTAAACCAGCAAATATCGCATTATTATGTAATGGTGTTGATACAAACCGATTTACACCGGGTTGTCAGCGATCTGCCTATCCGAAAGCATTTCAAGGTGATGATGCATTTATTATTGGTACAGTGGGGCGTTTAACTCCAGTAAAAAGTCAGCTATGTCTATTACCTGTGTTAGCTGAACTAATGAAAAAGAATAACCATCATAAAATAAAACTAGTTATTGTTGGTGATGGTCCAGAACGTGCGGCTCTTGAGCAGCAAGCAGCGTTGTTAGGTGTAACTGAGCAGCTATGGATTACTGGGGCAAGACAGGATGTACCACAGTTGTTGAGCGGCTTTGATGTCTTTGTATTGCCTTCATTAGCTGAAGGTATTTCCAACACGGTTTTAGAAGCAATGGCAGCTGGCAAACCGGTGATAGCAACAAATGTTGGCGGTAATGTTGAATTGGTTGTTGATCAGCAAACAGGTGTCTTAGTTCACCCCAAAAATCAGCAACAATTACAGGTTGCACTGCAGAGTTACCTCGATGATCCAACACTATGTCATCGTCATGGGGAGGCAGCCAGGCAGCGAGTAATGGATAAATTTAGCTTGGCAGTTATGGTGCAGCGGTATTTGGAAATATACCAGCGGTTAACTGCTTAGTAACAGGTGATGTAACTATGTGTGGGATTGCAGGAATATTTAATGTTAGAGAGCCAGAGGCTGTTATCAGTGAAGCATTGCTTCATCAGATGAATGAAAGCCAGTTTCATCGTGGCCCTGATGAAGGAGGCTTGCATATTGAGCCTGGTATTGGGCTTGCTCATCGGCGGTTATCAATTATTGATATTTCCACTGGGCAGCAGCCATTATTCAGTGAAGATGGTAATGTAGCCATTGTATTTAATGGTGAAATTTATAACTTTCAGTCACTCAGAACAGAACTAATTGCTAAAGGCTATCATTTTAAAACCCACTCAGATACAGAGACGATTGTCTATGCCTGGATGGAATGGGGGCCTGATTGTGTAAAGCACCTACGGGGTATGTTTGCATTCGCGATTTGGGACCGGCGTCAGCAAAGCCTGTTTTTGGCGCGTGACCGGCTAGGTATTAAGCCCTTATTTTATAGTACTTTAGCTAATGGTGAGTTGATTTTTGGCTCTGAGCTAAAAGTACTACTTGCCCATCCACAGTTAGCTCGCACAATTTATACGCCTTCCCTTGAAGATTACTTTACATTTGGTTATGTCCCAGAGCCAGCCACTATTTTTGACGGTGTTTATAAGTTACCCCCAGGGCATACTTTGTTAATTAGTCGTAATAAGCCAAATGCAACACCTGTCCAGTATTGGGATGTAACCTTTGACCCTTCAGCAATTATGTTGCCAGAAGATGTTAATGAACAACTGATTGCAACATTGAAAGAAGCTGTTGATATTCGCATGGTGGCAGAAGTGCCATTAGGGGCTTTTTTATCAGGTGGTGTTGACTCTAGTGCAATAGTCGCAATGATGGCTGGACTGCAGAATGATCCTGTCCATACCTGTTCCATAGCTTTTAATGAGGCAAGTTATGATGAGTCAACGTTTGCAAAGGAAGTTGCCAAGCGTTACAACACTGATCATTTTGAAAAAACTGTAGCAGTCGACGACTTTGAGCTGCTGGATGTGCTGGCTACTTTATACGATGAGCCCTATGCTGACAGTTCTGCTATGCCGACATATCGGGTTTGTCAATTAGCCAAAGAAAAAGTGACAGTAGTTCTCTCTGGCGATGGCGGTGATGAAGTATTTGCTGGTTACCGACGTTATCGCTGGCACATGAATGAAGAAAAGGTCAGAAGCCGC encodes:
- a CDS encoding TIGR03088 family PEP-CTERM/XrtA system glycosyltransferase, yielding MTKSSYQQPPLIAHLIYKLDVGGLENGLVNLINHMPVNGFRHVIICLTDFTDFAKRISRSDVEIVSLNKQPGQDWRWFIRLYEILRQLRPCIFHTRNLATIEGHWVAWLAGVPVRIHGEHGWDMSDLGGVNKKYQWLRRLIRPFVKFFIALSEESKNYLINKINVKPANIALLCNGVDTNRFTPGCQRSAYPKAFQGDDAFIIGTVGRLTPVKSQLCLLPVLAELMKKNNHHKIKLVIVGDGPERAALEQQAALLGVTEQLWITGARQDVPQLLSGFDVFVLPSLAEGISNTVLEAMAAGKPVIATNVGGNVELVVDQQTGVLVHPKNQQQLQVALQSYLDDPTLCHRHGEAARQRVMDKFSLAVMVQRYLEIYQRLTA
- a CDS encoding XrtA/PEP-CTERM system amidotransferase, with translation MCGIAGIFNVREPEAVISEALLHQMNESQFHRGPDEGGLHIEPGIGLAHRRLSIIDISTGQQPLFSEDGNVAIVFNGEIYNFQSLRTELIAKGYHFKTHSDTETIVYAWMEWGPDCVKHLRGMFAFAIWDRRQQSLFLARDRLGIKPLFYSTLANGELIFGSELKVLLAHPQLARTIYTPSLEDYFTFGYVPEPATIFDGVYKLPPGHTLLISRNKPNATPVQYWDVTFDPSAIMLPEDVNEQLIATLKEAVDIRMVAEVPLGAFLSGGVDSSAIVAMMAGLQNDPVHTCSIAFNEASYDESTFAKEVAKRYNTDHFEKTVAVDDFELLDVLATLYDEPYADSSAMPTYRVCQLAKEKVTVVLSGDGGDEVFAGYRRYRWHMNEEKVRSRFPLGFRKHVFGLLGELYPKADWAPRVLRAKTTFQSLARTPLEAYLHSVSLLNHQQRRELFSSNLKRELQGYHSLEVFKRHAANCQTEDMLSLIQYLDMKTYLVGDILTKVDRASMAHSLEVRVPLLDHKLIEWSSHLPSSIKLKGQEGKYILKKALEPYLSDNILYRDKKGFAVPLAKWFRGPLKDKLKHALLGERMLDSGYFDPDYLTRLVSQHQSGLRDHSASLWALLMFEAFLRQVVDESKAVAQVA